AAAGAGGATTAAAAAGAGGATTAAAAAGGAGATTCGTTAACTTTATCGTGACGGGAAATCAAAAAACATGGAAGAACTAGCAATCTATATCGAGAAATTTGCCACACTTACAGCAGCGGAACGCGAACGTATACAAGCCGTGTTTACGTTTAAACGCATTGCGAAAGGGGAGTATTTTGTAGAAAGTGGTAAGAATAGCCATGCGATTGCCTTCGTAGAATCGGGGGTATTCCGTTCGTTATACTACAATAAAAAAGGGGATGATTTTACGCGTTACTTCATTTATGAAGGGCGTTTTGTTGGCGATTTACACAATTTCTTTATTCAAGCGCCTGCGAATGACTATGTAGAAGCACTTACCGATGCTTGTGTTTGGAGCATTGATTATGCTGATTTTTGTCAGCTCGAAAAGGAAATCTCGGTATGGCCCTTATTGATGGCTAAACTACATGCCTTTGCAACCGAAAGCAAATTAAAGACGGCCAATATGATGTTGAATCTAGAAGCAAAAGAACGTTACTTACTTTTTTTAGCTCATTATCCAGGATTAGTCAACCGAGTGCCTTTGAGTATGTTAGCCTCCTATTTGGGGATTACGTCCTCTTCGTTGAGTCGTATTAGACGCAGTGTTTAACGCACTCTATTTATAGCTAGATTTGTGGGTAATCCCGTTTGTATCCTATAATTCTCCGGTGAAAGGCCCGTATTTCGTTTAAAATAACGACAAAATAAACTGGTATCAGTAAAATGCAACTCGTGGCTAACCTCTTTGATGGACAGGTTGGTTGTATTTAATAAGGTTTTCGCCTGTATCATCACAAAGAAGGTAACCCATTCTAAGATGGATTTACCCGTTTCTGCTTTGAGTAACGTGGTTAAATATTGAGGGGTTAGATGCAGTTGTTCCGCATAGAATTTGGCGCTTCGATGCTGTGTCGCTTGATGCAATACCAGCTGATAAAATTCGTGTACAATCGCAGAAGATCGACTAATCGGCGTATGATTGGTTTGATCCGTAGGCGCATAGGTTTCAAGAACAAAAGAAATTAGGGAAAGCGTAAGGTAATGTAGGGTTTCCGTTGTTTTGAACGCATTATTTCTCACATATACATTTTGCAATAAGTGCAGTAACTCTTTAAAAACAGCGGTGTCTTCCTCGTTTAATTGAATTAAAGGATGATTGCGTAGGGTAGTGTTGTGAATCAACTGAAGCAGAACGGGAAAATTACTTAGAAAATCCAAAGAAAGCCCTACGGTAGTCATGGTTGCATCTGTACTTGCCGCTAAGGGTTCAATAATCACCTGTGGCAGAATAATGGCAATATCTCCTTTGTCGATGCGATAGCCTTCTGTCTGAATGCGAATGTCCATGTGACCCTGCGTCATAAAACTCAAAATAAGGCCATCAAATTGTTGGCGATAATCTACTCCCTCCTCTAGAGGCTGATATACTTGATTCATGATGATCATCCCTTTTGCGTGTTGCGGATGATTAGCTTCATATAATTTGTATAGGTCATCAAGAGTAACAGCCAGCGACATAACCAGTGTAGATTTAAGGATTAGGGCGTGCAATATATTACAAAATGAATGAATTGTTCAAAAAATGGAAAATGAAAATGACGAAACTACTTCTAATTTTGTTGAACTGAATGTAGCCGAGTAATTCGTTCAATATATTCGTTTTCATTCGAGATGAAATAGGAAACAAATCATTGTCAATAAAAACACTTTTCAAGTTTTACCTGGGGACTAATTTATAAGTCAAGTCGAAAAAGAGTATGTGTATCATACTCTTTTTTTTAGGAGCAGGGGGTGGGTGTAAAGTCGTTTTAAAACGTTCTTTTACTTATTTTGGAGTTTTATGTCCTAAAATGAACGTTTGAGAAAATAAAAATGAGCCTTAGAGTAAGATAAACCCTCTTCCTTTTCGTATATTTAGCATACTAAAAAAAGGATGAATTATGCCGAAGAATACCTTAAAAACATTAAACTATGAAGGAATCTTTCTTTCCTGTTATACAGATTTTAGCGAGAAATGCTTTCATGCAGCGCCA
The window above is part of the Myroides odoratus DSM 2801 genome. Proteins encoded here:
- a CDS encoding Crp/Fnr family transcriptional regulator, coding for MEELAIYIEKFATLTAAERERIQAVFTFKRIAKGEYFVESGKNSHAIAFVESGVFRSLYYNKKGDDFTRYFIYEGRFVGDLHNFFIQAPANDYVEALTDACVWSIDYADFCQLEKEISVWPLLMAKLHAFATESKLKTANMMLNLEAKERYLLFLAHYPGLVNRVPLSMLASYLGITSSSLSRIRRSV
- a CDS encoding helix-turn-helix domain-containing protein, producing MSLAVTLDDLYKLYEANHPQHAKGMIIMNQVYQPLEEGVDYRQQFDGLILSFMTQGHMDIRIQTEGYRIDKGDIAIILPQVIIEPLAASTDATMTTVGLSLDFLSNFPVLLQLIHNTTLRNHPLIQLNEEDTAVFKELLHLLQNVYVRNNAFKTTETLHYLTLSLISFVLETYAPTDQTNHTPISRSSAIVHEFYQLVLHQATQHRSAKFYAEQLHLTPQYLTTLLKAETGKSILEWVTFFVMIQAKTLLNTTNLSIKEVSHELHFTDTSLFCRYFKRNTGLSPENYRIQTGLPTNLAINRVR